A region of the Carassius auratus strain Wakin unplaced genomic scaffold, ASM336829v1 scaf_tig00022400, whole genome shotgun sequence genome:
TACACCACCTCTTCCTCCTGCTTGACTTCCTGAAACACACGATAAAAGAGAAGATACAAAGAGACACATCAGATCGGCTCAGTTTTATAAATCAGTTGAAAAACATGTAGTGTTTGTTAACATATCAAACATTCATTGTGTTAGTCTTAAGCATGCTATAAGTTGTGCAGGATGGTAAGAGCAAAATTCTCTAACATGATATAATTggaatatttagcaaaatgctgCACAATAGGtttactgtttaaattaaaacataaattaaaatttaatgaatgcatttggcagatacttttatcgatagcgacttacattgcattcaggctatttttcctaacatgtgttccctgggattcaaatCCCCAACTTTGcgcttgctaacacaatgctctaccacttgagctacaggaacactaacatTAAAACATAACTTCATATTTCAATGAACATTAGCATGAATGCTAGAGGTCCCTTCTCAATATACTCTATATAGTGATATTTAGGGCCATTGAACAGATAtagcattttattacaaaaataaataaattaatatatttataattgcaTAAATATACAGAGGCCATATACAAGAGGCTTTACATGGGGTGTTTAAATTCAGGTTATTGTTTTAGTAAATTCTACACAGCAAAACATTTAACCTGTCTCCTTATACAAGACATCAGTGTCATTTTTGGTTTATTGTTCGTGTTTTCTTTATCACGCACATTCATGCATATGTCAGCAGAAATGTGCcacttttgtttttctcacaTTGGCTTTCTGAAGCCCTAATCTTGTGTGAAACACtgaactataacattttaaatgttagacGTGGTTTTAAAGTTGTTTTGTGAAGTTGAGAGATCTGTATCAGACCCTGACCATGTGTTTTTCCTCTTTGTTACTTCTCTTTGGTAATTTCGCCTAAGAAAGAACTGTTTTCAAGTCTAAACTAAATAACTATGGAAGCCAGGAGTGGGCCATATGACTGGAAATAAggtttttattatagtaaaatgaCAATGAAATACTACAGAACCTAAAATACTGCAGTCTTCCCTGTATGAAATATAGATTAATCATTATTAAAGCTACTAGagttaggctgctgtcactttaagacctaatgcacagatcaaataaattcacaaaTTCGATTTTCTCCCAACTGTTTACATTCGCTAAGAAAATATCCAAAGGTTCACATTAATACCTGAACTTTGGatatatttacaatgttacatGAATATAAACTTTATAGCAAAATCTCTAAACATACATTTCGTATTAGTATCAGTATCATCCCCACATTTAGGGCCGTTACAAAGGTCTTCGATGTTTAACAGCTTCTACACACAAAAAGATTTTGCTCTATAGTTCTATTCTAAAGCTATAGggggaaaacagttatttgtttgCATTAGTGAATATGCATCAATGTTTACGTGATTAAAATCTGACTGGAGCTGCGTCGAGTATACCAtactattttttactttttattattttaataggtcTGGGCTCTAGTGAACTTCCTGTTTTGATGTTAACCACTTTGCTTCAGGATCTTTTCTCAGACATAACTTCATCTTTTTCTCGTCGTTTTTTGCAGAAGTATTAAATAAGTTCCTCTGAAATCCCCTATAGAATCACATTGGTTTCTTGTAGGAAGTGTCAGAATACATTTAGAATACTATACATAATGtacattcatttcaaataataGAGTATTTACTTAATGATGAAGATCATTCATAATTACAAATAGTactaatagtaaaaataataattattaatattgatctttatttgatattattattagtagtagtattagtattattcagaattattgtcattgtttttttattattatcggaAAAAACAAGAGATGGATGGTTATGGTTAAATTTGATggcataaaaaataactttataaatatgCATAAGTTCTAAATTGTCTTACCGATTTCTTTGCTTTTCGTTGGTAGAACGTTGGATCAGCGTAAGTGATGTCTTCGTTACGAGTCTGGTCTGTTTCAACAGGAATAATTAAATCAACAcgagaacaacaacaaaactcaATCTTTCTAAAAATGCTTGATTAtttctgctttattattattattttaatactttacagATGTGTCAGTTATAGGTAACTCTTGCCTGCTTGGTCTGTTTTTCTGTGTCTCTTGTAGATCCAGAAGATCCCGACTGCAGCTAACAGCACCAGAAatacagcaacagcagcagaacTCAGCCCTATCATAAGTCCAGAGCCTTTAGAACCTGGAGAAGAGTTTGAAGTGGGCTGTAGACCTGGTGTTTCAGTTGTTAAAGAGAGTTATTAATGTGAGTGGATGTGTTTGATCTACAACAAACACTATTAAAAGCAGCACAGCTGAGTTTGTAATGCACATATATGCTACTTCAGATGAAGCTTTTGCTGTCAAAAGAAGGTGCAACATTTTACAATTCACatacttgcacatgtgtgacagagtctagtgatgtccagatgttgagtctggttgctgatgggattttttaccacacagctgtagctgtttttatctgTACAGTTCACCATTAAAGAAAGGTTTCTGTTGAggtcagacacactgatgctggacaataaactgtttcctttgtaccaggagagagtcacatgacccacattcaccactgaacacaccaatgaacaattctgctgcgAGGATGAGGAGTTTGATGAAGAACAGTTTGAAGAGTCTCTGTTGATGgcaggaacaggcagacgagctgaaaTAAAGGGAATTAAGATCatgtacactctcagaaataaaggtacaaaagctgtcactgtggcAGAACTTTTTCAAAAGGAACACTTTTGTTCTTATTGGGTtctaatatttacaatttaaggTTCCAAAATGGACCCTTTAGAAATATGTACCTTTCAAAAAgataccaccccagtgacagcttttgtaccttcatttctgagagtgtacgatataaattataatgaataattattgatttttatcaAGATAGTAATCTGTCTCTCTGGGGTCAGTTTTTCCTCTGTGATGCTCATGTGTCTGAAGTTGGACAGCAGTCTGGTAACTAACAGCAGGTTGATCTCATGACTGTGGAATTTGAGACCATGGCCACTTTGACTTTAATCCACATCCACATGAAGCCAGATCCACATTTAAGGCACATCCACGCAAAGCCAGAGAGTtccctatccaatctttttttttttttttctcatttaaataaattttgtaaACACAGCGTTCTCTCAAGAAATATCTACGTACACACAGACCCAAGTCACTGCCtagttaaaaaacaaatacagacaGGCAGTGGACACGTGGCCTGGACAAGTGGCCAAGGACGGGTAGTGCTCATATTTTATGAGCTTTAGGAGATCAGGGGTGGGTCACCTGCTATGCTCTCCATTGACACCGACATCGAGACAGGTGACCTAGAAGACCTGCCTGCTTATTCTCCAAACTCCACTGAATCCTCCATCTGTCTTCCAGACTGTGTTCTTCACTCAGGGATATGAGAGAGACTTTGGGCATGCGGAAGTTCTCCCTCCACTCATCTTCCACAACAACGCCATTGACAAAGTTGTCCCACCAGCTGCTGGTTCTGTGAGATCTTACTCAAATATTCTCCTGTAGTCCTCCGCCTTGGAAATAAGAGCATGTGATGGATGTTGTTGTCCATAGTGATTTGTTGTTCTCCATAGTAGCAAAGGAGCAGAAGCATGTAGTCtgccattgttgttgttgttgttgtggctgTTATGTGACGTAGTGGTGTCTGACTAGAGTTGAGACGTGGGGTGATGTCATCGCCgtttcacaaaataaacagaTTGGCAGAACACACAAAAATTCAAGGgtttcattttcagatttatccactctgggacccggtttcaggCTCCCAAAACATAGGATCCGTCTGGACGAAATGCTGATACAATACAAAAGCTTTACATTTCTTACAAGAAAATGTACATTTcgcagaaacttttatccaaagcaacttacagtgcattgagGCTAACCTTTTTTCTTAAACCTAACTTGTTCCCTGGGAACCAAACCTACAACATTTTTGCCCTGCTAACGCAAcgctctacc
Encoded here:
- the LOC113077360 gene encoding SLAM family member 5-like isoform X1 encodes the protein MFHSFVFCCLCFWHLVGVFADPEEVKSVSVTEGNPVTLDSRLTEIKKDDVIIWRFGQTETIALINKAAGKFNTSVVPDGRYRDRLKLDHQTGSLTITNTRTTDSGLYQVEIRSGIVTTHRFNVTVYARLPVPAINRDSSNCSSSNSSSSQQNCSLVCSVVNVGHVTLSWYKGNSLLSSISVSDLNRNLSLMVNCTDKNSYSCVVKNPISNQTQHLDITRLCHTCASSKGSGLMIGLSSAAVAVFLVLLAAVGIFWIYKRHRKTDQADQTRNEDITYADPTFYQRKAKKSEVKQEEEVVYAGVVMKR